The window GCTAAGCCTAGATGATAAGAACATAAACAACTACAAGGGAAGGGGGTAAGATTAGATTTAGATGCcccaaaattttcaccatgtccttttttttttctccaattGGTATAGCCATAGGGGCTGGAATGTACCACCTCGTGGACCTTATTTACTTGGTGTAAGGTACAATATGACTGGTTCATGAGCCATCAGTTAGATATATACTAAGTACTTACTGGACAGCGCCCTCGACCTCCATCGTTCCATTTTCCttcaaattattaaattttttttatctttatggATGCATTTCTACTTTCTCATCATGATTGTTGGAACTCCATTTATGGATTTGGAGAGATCAATGAGGGAAGAAAATTATGAACACAATTGGGGCATAAGCCACAACCTTAGAGAATGAGAATCCAAAGAAGTCATGTGCTTGATCCAAAACAAAATGTAGATATCAATGATGCGATGCGGTCCCCAGAGGAAATGGTTGGCAGGGCAGCTCATGTGAAGTACGGAGGATGGAGCTTGATGGGCAATCTGGACCAAATGTACGGATGTGAGTAGCTCGTCGTGCGGAGCGGAGCCCGTGTATATTTGGGGGTCCAAGCCAACCCCATCACTGCCCATTGCACAGCACATGTTGTTGATGCAGTGAAGTCAACCTAGAAGTAGAAAGAGCAGGAAGAATTGCATATCTAGGACCTCCAAAGGATATTGCATTGCATTGCATACCTAGTTAATTTAACAGCGTTGGAAAATCTTCACGACTCATAAATTGTCGTAATTAGGTAGCAAGAATTGATGAGACGTTGAGGGACGAGGAGGGGGTGGTGGTCGATTCTTGAGTACTCTTCAATCTGATTCCCCCATGCATGCATTTGAAGAAGGCTTGGTTTGGTAATTGCTTCTAATTCGACTGCTTACAACTCATAACTGCAGTGCTGACAACTGGATTACATTGCTCAAAATTTATGCAGATCAAAGTTTATGTAACTTGGACATTCATACTAGCTATTACATGTCCAAAATTATAGAACTAATGTTGGTCATCCTCTTTTCTTGCTGAAGAAGAGGAGAGAGAGGAATATTTGGGAATGGAGATATTTTGAAGgcaaatgataaaaatgaaGCAAAGGAAGGGATGAGGAAGCATCCTTGGCATGGAGATATAGTACCATGTCCTTCCCACTAGGAGATGGGATGGGATGGGATGGGATGGGATTGTGACCCGGACTCCGTTAGAAAGATAAGAACCATTATTATTACTGGTTTTTCAATTACTATAACACTAGCACCAAAGAAGCCAGGTAAATTGTACTACTACACTAGTAGTAAATTCATTCAGaaatataattgacttaattgCACAAATTTATATACTTAATTACCATGTAGATGTAGCCTAAAGACCAAATTAATCATTGACATACGTTAGCCCTCCTAACATTGTCGTATTCTACACTTGTTCTATTGGTGAGTCTTAGTCAGATGGGGCGCCTCCTTGTTGCTAcacaatattaatattaatatattaacatgatgtggaatattgatattctaatacttttttaaaaaaaaatgaagaatcaTTCATTCCAGAGAGGGAGTCCAACAACAAACAAAGGAGAGTAGACCACTGATTGGCAGCCAGTCTTAACCCTCCCAAAACAAACTGGTAACAAAAACACCAGTATCCCCTCCTTATTCTGCAGAAACAGAGTAACCAACTCTTTCCCTATTCACAAATGGACCCAACAAACCTGCGCTAACCCGGGAAAATAGCCAAACCAACAGACTAAAAACCAGACAGAAATAAGTAAGACATGAGAACAAATTCACTGTTCCCAACTCTTGCTAAATCTGAGCATCAAAACAGAAGACCTGGTGCGAGTCAATCCAGCAAAAATCAGCACCCTATCCCTCCTGCAATCCAgagtcaaaattaaaaaccaaCAAAACTCAACCACATATGTCAGACCAACATCAACACTCAGTCAccaatacattttttttttatctcacaacACCAAGCATCTGTTTAGGCAAACCTTCCTTGGATGTTACGTTATAGATATGTGGACTTGGGCCACTTTATCAGTACAACAACAAGAAATTTGGGCAACCCATATAATATAGCCCCGAGATATGGATGTAGCatcaagagaagaaaaggacTAATGAATTGCGTGTTGCAACTACAGATAATTAAAGACTGGTACAGCCTTCCATTCcatcaaagaaaagaaagagataagATTGCTGCAGCCTGTGTAAAGTGATTCAACAGATAATGACATGAGTTACCATTGCTATTTTTATCAGAGAAAAAGTGATGGCCTTGCTCTTTCATCTGCAGTTAGGAGAATCATTTCTGTAGCGAAGGCATGGCATGGCACATGGGGTTTCCTCCTTTCCAGCCAATTCCAGCAAAGCCAACAAAGCACAAAATCAATGTTTTTTCTACTCATATTTAAGGTTTGAATATGAGGGTCTCCATGGTTTGAGTCATGACACAAACCAACAGTCAAAAGACAGAGAAAATCACGTACGGGACACGACACAATTTAAGGAAAGAAGTACGACAGTGAATTCAATTTTTACTTCATTCATTCACATTCATTCAGTTACATACACCAATTTTGCACTAAAACCCATAATTGAGGGTCAAAGAATAGAGAGCTATAAAAGTCAAGACAACTAGACAAGGACAGACCAACACACAACCCCTAAActttctcctctctctcttcccctcataataataatacagTAGTGTATGTCTATGGTATATAGTAGAATTGCTGTATGTTTGGTAAATCCAATCTGAAACTCTGTTTTAAGTCGCAGAGCAATACCAACTTAACACACAGACTTGACGCAGAGACTGACTCTCGAGTTTTATAAGTTAGACTAATACTAATCAAGgtaacttctttttctttttctatggtttttttgtgtttaattCTTCTTTCTCCAAACTGGGTCTTGTTTCTTTGGTTCTTTTAGTCATGTTTGTTCATGTGTTTGATCAGTTTTCTTGTAGCATGAATTTTCTCTATTCTTTTCGTATTGGCTGCTGAgggtaataaaaaaaatgtgaattaTGATagcataaatttaaatgtttaaaactGTTCTTTTCAATATCAGAAGAATGATATGATAAGCTTGAATGAGAGTAAGAGGTTGATGGTGAAAGTAGGAATCGCATTGATCGGCTTTTAGATGATTAAAAAGACATtgcttaattaatttgatcatTATATCATATGGTTATGACATTGTTCTTGTTCTTGTAATGGATTTCTCCTTCTGGTAGCCTCTGGTTTTGATGTTTGCGGAAATGGAAGGTTTATATGTTTCGATGCCAACTATTAATCATATGCTTTCGCATTCACCCTTTTGTAACAGTACGGTATTACTTTCACGGTAAAACCACCCGTCATACCAAAAATTTGGGAAGAATTCAGAATCCCTGTTTAGAACAATAAGAATGCATTGGGTAGGCTTAGGCTATTGGTAAAGAGGAAGTAGACCAATTCCTGAGAGATCAAAATTTGCAGTGGGTGCTGATTTGCTTGCCACAAGTCATTGGTATTTAATAATACATcttcaaaataatcatttGGAATATTTGAACTCAAGAATTCCTTTATCCAACAATAGTATAGGACACCAGCCATTAGGAATTTATGCTGCTATTTTGTGGTGTTGTAAGGGAATCATTTTAAAATGTGCAAGCTCAAGTCTCATTTTTTTCCTACTCATTGAATAAGATTCTATCAGGAGAAAGACACATGAGTTGCTTCAGCTGTTGTGAAGAAGATGATATTCATAAAGCTTCTGAAAATGGACCATTCAGGCCAAATAACCCTGCAAGTAATTCTACATTCTCAAGCTCTATCTTTGTAATAATGTGTTAGATCGTCCTAAGATTCCCTTTTTCTGCTTCTCCTcctttaaatttgatttttctccCACCCATTATGAGTTCTGGTTTGGTTAACATGAAACTAAGCAGGTGCTCATGTAGGCAATACTGCTGGAGGTTATCTAGTCCAAGAAGCAGTAACAAGGGATACACAGTCTGTTACCATTCATCCTATTGCCGTCCCTAAAATTTCAGTGGATGAGCTTAAGGAAATGACAGATAATTTTGGTACAAAATCCTTAATTGGTGAGGGGTCTCACGGAAGAGTATACTATGGCATTCTCAAAAGTGGGCAGGCTGCAGCCATCAAAAAGTTGGATTCCAGTAAGCAGCCAGACCAGGAATTTCTAGCGCAGGTCGGTCCtaaagaaatttcattttatataaaaaaaaaatgcagaCATGTATTACAAGACagtattcaaattcaaatcacaTAACTTAACAGGTATCCATGGTGTCAAGACTAAAACATGATAACGTGGTTGAGCTTGTTGGTTACTGTGTTGATGGCTCTCTCCGTGTCCTGGCCTATGAGTACGCTCCTAATGGATCTCTCCATGATATGCTTCATGGTACGTGACATCATATCATTATCCTCTTCCTCTGTAGTTATTATTTCATTCTATCAAATGAAAGGAGGCGTGATTTTCAGTTTTAATGAATAACAAGATATCTTTGCCTGTTGAATTGAATATATACTAGTGATACAATCATCCAATTTGTGAACGAACTATATAGGAAAGAAAGGTGTGAAAGGAGCAGAGCCAGGTCCAGTTCTATCATGGACACAGAGAGTCAAAATTGCAGTTGAGGCAGCCAAAGGCCTTGAATATTTGCACGAGAAGGCACGGCCTCATATAATCCACCGTGACATTAAGTCCAGCAATTTACttctttttgatgatgatgttgcTAAGATTGCTGATTTTGATTTGTCAAATCAAGCCCCCGATATGGCAGCTCGTCTCCATTCTACACGGGTTCTTGGAACCTTTGGTTATCATGCTCCAGAGTAATTATGTTGCTCCTTCACCTTGCCTTCTCTATATTCTATTACTATAATTTTCACCTCTGTTTAAGCTTCTTCCTCCGAATAAGGCAGCATTAATCTGGTGCTCACCACCTCATAACTACGTAAGGCTATCTCATTAAGTTAACGAATTTGCATCTTGCTGAATAATAGTAACGGATCAGTTTAATCGAAAATGCAGATTAAGAACAGAGCTAGAAAGAATAGTCACTAAGTTAATACGTCCTCTCTCTTATAGTTGTCCTTCGTCAGATACAAACCAACCACACATGACAGTATTAAACTGATCTAATTGCTTGTGATTCCTGATGGCAGATATGCAATGACTGGAACGCTTAGTTCTAAGAGTGATGTTTACAGCTTTGGTGTTATCCTGCTGGAGCTCTTAACTGGACGTAAACCTGTTGATCATACATTGCCACGTGGACAACAGAGTCTTGTGACATGGGTACTATTACTTTATGTTCATCTATGTCTTTTTCGTTATTGTCATGTTTATAACATATCTCCAAGCTTTATCCTTACACCATTCTGGACTGTATCAGGCAACCCCAAAACTTAGTGAAGACAAGGTGAAGCAGTGTGTTGATGCTAGACTGAATGGAGAATACCCTCCCAAGGCAGTTGCAAAGGTATTGATGGAGATGATATTTATCTTTGGACTTTGTCAACGTTAATTATTTCTTCTGGCATTTGCTAGCTTTTTCCAAGTTGGTTTGCATTTTGCTGAATTACAAACTTTTAACTTGTCGTTGATATTGGTGCACTGCTTTGCTTCCAAGTCTAACTGATGATGTTTCTCGTCACATTACATGTTGAAAACAGCTCGCTGCTGTTGCTGCCTTGTGCGTGCAATATGAAGCTGATTTTCGACCTAATATGAGCATTGTAGTGAAAGCTCTTCAGCCCCTTCTGAACACTCGGCCTGCAGCTTCCCACAGTGAAACGCGACACTCGTGAATTCCTCCATAGGGATGAACCCTTTAGTTGTTCAAATTCGGTCTGACGATGTGATTTGTTTCCTTTTGTAAATGGGTgcttttaattagtttaagaTCAGCTACCACCTACCATCCTCAACCCCAATCATATACTTGTATTGTTTATCAATCAtcaaatcatcatcatatCATATCGTATCATTATAATTGAGTTCAATAGACGGAAGTAGAGGAAAGGAGGAGACAAATCGCTTTGGCTTTCCAGTATTTATTACACCAGAAAATGGGTTTgttagataaattttttaagaagAATCGAACCAGATTACGTGCACTGCAACTGGGTTGGATccatttctttgtttcttcctTTTGCTTGTGTAATATTTGAGATTGggcaatttaatttaaatgggAAACCTGCTAAAAAACCAAAGCAGCTGTAGATGTTTCATGTTTGAACCAGGCCAAAATAGTCCAACTTTTGTGTACATGGTAGCCTTCTGTTCCTGATGATGCATTCCATCCCAAGATCGTGACATTTGAGAGGGCGGAGAAGCAACAGACGTTGGAGAGACTTGTAGAATGGACAAGTTTGAAAACTGAAATGGGAATGCTGCCACCACTGGGGCTAAAACCATGTGTTAGATGCCAACCCCGCTGCACATGGTGCGCACTTATTGTAGCCCCTCCCCCTGGATATAATCACATGCAGATCTCGATTACCTCCCTGTTATGCAACTGTTCCCGCTATTTCACCAAACAagacaaaattgaaaaataagagaaaccAGTATGTCTGGGTCCAATGTGAAGTGGAGTTGTTAATTGGCCGGCGACTGCCACTGTGACCCATCATATGCACATGGGAGACGCCAACCAGTTCAGCACATGGACCCATAGGGCGCGGTGCCATGGTCATAATTTTCAGCTTGAATTATTACTACGTCAGCAGAAATATTCTTCCAAGTACTATATCACAACCTCTGCCTGCAACTTTGTTTTTCAACATTGCTTCTACAAGTATTCAACTGAAACAAGTTTAGAGTAGTACTTGCCGTCCCTGTACTCTCGTCAGATTTCTtactgtttttcttttcattttctccatcccagcaacaaaaattcataaaattgaACTATAAGTCCTAAATCAAgtaatgggaaaaaaaaaaactgtacAGAAAATCTAGTGGCAATGGTGTCTCATGACAATGCCAATTCCGGACACAAACTAATCTTCCCTACAATCTAGAAATGGATACGTAATTCAAAGCTCAAAAGGAATAAATTCCATCAGTTGCCTGCATCTGCCCCGCATCTTCAATCTCAACTATAGGGCATTTGAAGGCATCAGAATATTAACAGATGTAAGGATGTTGGTTGCCCTTAAGTTTACTGGTGATGGGGCATTCTACTGTCCAACCTTAAATCTGGATCATCACTCCTATCAGCATCAGAGTTTTTCCTCTGAGGATCAGCATCTGAATTCACTGCCTGATTCCTTCTGCGTCTTCTATCCTGAAAATTTCATCCAGGATAGATTTTAGGGTCAAGCTAGAGTTACAACAGTAAACTGGACAATTTATCTAAAGCAAGAAGTTGCTATCCTCTAGGCTTTAGCCTGCACTTCCAGCATTGAGTATGACCATTATTTCATAAGAAAAACAGTGCAACTTCCTCAAGTTTCCTTTGATATACAGTTGAAGTAATAATGCAAAGTAATGTGATTACTGGAAAGTATCAGAATCAAACCTCTCGAGGAATAGGATACTCCTCTGATTCAAGCATGCGAACAACCTGACTCATCTTTGGTCTTTTATCAGCATCAGGATCAACACATCTCAAAGCAGTTAAAAGAGCCCGTTTAAGAGCACTAGTTGATGGTCTAGTCTCAATGTTTGGGTCAACTACTTCCTCTGAGCGTCTGAGTTGAACCATCATCTTTAGCCACTCAACCATATTTACCTGAGTTCACCATACAACATGGTCATGTCAAAAAAACTTTATATCAAGTGTCTTATGTCATTGGTGGGTAAGAAgaatgaataaacaaaagcATTAGATATAAAATTGGCATCATGAAATAATCAAGGCTGCAAAGAGCTTTAGAGTATTTTTATCCATATATGATTCTGGTACACAGGAATTACAAACTTCAAAGCAAACATCTATCTGGTAAAAGTACATGAATGATAAAAACATCTCATAACAACAAATAACTCTCAGAAGAAGCACAGCACATAAAAGCCTTTTTAAAATGTCAACCTATGCTAATGAAGAAGTGGTCTTCCTTACCTCAGGCTGAGGGCGACCATAATCTACTGGGTATCTTCCAGTAATTGCTTCTAAGAGCACAACGCCAAAGCTATAAACATCACTCTTCTCATTCAGAAGGCCAGAGTTGGCATATTCTGGAGCAACataacttggaaatcatgcaAGCAGGAGGAAAGACTACATTAactaatgatatttttaactTCTTTAATGATACACCTCCTTAGGAGTAAAAACAAAGGGAAgtgaataaattaaaaaaaaaaaaaaagctaaaacTGAAAAGGAGAATGAATGAACTAGTGAAATTGGAAAAAGTCAAGGTAGTTGAATGTAGAGGAAGGGCATTATTCTCACCCAAAGGTACCCATAACTCTGGTTGTGATATAACTTTTCCCATCACCTAGCAATTTGGCCAGACCAAAATCAGATATCTTAGCATCAAAGTTGTCATCAATCAATATATTACTTGATTTTATGTCTCTATGCACAACTTTTGGTTCAATAGCCTCATGCAAATAAGCCAGCCTGCAGCATTTAGTTTTGAGTAACAAATGAGATTAAACCCAAGGTAAGCACTAACAATCAAGATTTAGTTAAAGGAAGACTTACGCCTTGGCAGTGCCAAGAAGAATCTTTATGCGAGCCTCCCAAGTAAGATATCCCTTGTGACACATATCTCCACGAAGCCATTGCTCCAAATTGCCATTATTGACATATTCATAAACCAACAACCTGGATTTTGTAGTggaaaatttacaaaatatcaGTAATCTCTCTTTCCCTTCTATGCCACAGATTACAAGAACACTGACACATAGAGGTAAAAATTCGTTAAATTTAACTCTCATAAAGGGATACAAGGCCACAAGCAGCCTGCTCAACTTGCCAAATCATAGGGAGTAGATAAACATGGTACCTTTGTGTTCCCTCAATGCAGTACCCAAGAAGTCGAACTAAGTTTTTATGCCGCACATGACCAATGGCTTCAACTTCCACCCTGAAATCCTTGTCCGCTTGTCCCCtacaaaggaaaaacaaaacatagaATCATTATCAATTAACCTTACAAGCTATGGACAGCATAACAGAAACAACAGGATTAATCTTCCACAAAAATAAGCTTCTCAGAAACATACGGATTGTTAAGGAGCTTTTTAACAGCTACAGGGGTCCCATTAATCAGATTGCCTCTATAAACAACTCCATATCCACCATCACCAATAATATTATCCTTTGAAAACCGGTTAGTTGAAAGCTGCAGGTCTCTCAGA is drawn from Theobroma cacao cultivar B97-61/B2 chromosome 4, Criollo_cocoa_genome_V2, whole genome shotgun sequence and contains these coding sequences:
- the LOC18603761 gene encoding pto-interacting protein 1 isoform X2, producing MSCFSCCEEDDIHKASENGPFRPNNPASNTAGGYLVQEAVTRDTQSVTIHPIAVPKISVDELKEMTDNFGTKSLIGEGSHGRVYYGILKSGQAAAIKKLDSSKQPDQEFLAQVSMVSRLKHDNVVELVGYCVDGSLRVLAYEYAPNGSLHDMLHGKKGVKGAEPGPVLSWTQRVKIAVEAAKGLEYLHEKARPHIIHRDIKSSNLLLFDDDVAKIADFDLSNQAPDMAARLHSTRVLGTFGYHAPEYAMTGTLSSKSDVYSFGVILLELLTGRKPVDHTLPRGQQSLVTWATPKLSEDKVKQCVDARLNGEYPPKAVAKLAAVAALCVQYEADFRPNMSIVVKALQPLLNTRPAASHSETRHS
- the LOC18603762 gene encoding probable receptor-like protein kinase At5g18500 — translated: MASDLNKSLSKTYIGLQLWVLIVIGLGVVFLVILGISLWLSFRKKSRRANDILPVRQAPYVSEEIKEIRVDQVSANSGGLNTLNDKFSDRDSEKVVFSVDNGDDSGQSGSFNHVEKDVKGSQPGEEGGNGTVSTYRPSSHPLTAPSPLSGLPEFSHLGWGHWFTLRDLQLSTNRFSKDNIIGDGGYGVVYRGNLINGTPVAVKKLLNNPGQADKDFRVEVEAIGHVRHKNLVRLLGYCIEGTQRLLVYEYVNNGNLEQWLRGDMCHKGYLTWEARIKILLGTAKALAYLHEAIEPKVVHRDIKSSNILIDDNFDAKISDFGLAKLLGDGKSYITTRVMGTFGYVAPEYANSGLLNEKSDVYSFGVVLLEAITGRYPVDYGRPQPEVNMVEWLKMMVQLRRSEEVVDPNIETRPSTSALKRALLTALRCVDPDADKRPKMSQVVRMLESEEYPIPREDRRRRRNQAVNSDADPQRKNSDADRSDDPDLRLDSRMPHHQ
- the LOC18603761 gene encoding pto-interacting protein 1 isoform X1, which translates into the protein MSCFSCCEEDDIHKASENGPFRPNNPASAHVGNTAGGYLVQEAVTRDTQSVTIHPIAVPKISVDELKEMTDNFGTKSLIGEGSHGRVYYGILKSGQAAAIKKLDSSKQPDQEFLAQVSMVSRLKHDNVVELVGYCVDGSLRVLAYEYAPNGSLHDMLHGKKGVKGAEPGPVLSWTQRVKIAVEAAKGLEYLHEKARPHIIHRDIKSSNLLLFDDDVAKIADFDLSNQAPDMAARLHSTRVLGTFGYHAPEYAMTGTLSSKSDVYSFGVILLELLTGRKPVDHTLPRGQQSLVTWATPKLSEDKVKQCVDARLNGEYPPKAVAKLAAVAALCVQYEADFRPNMSIVVKALQPLLNTRPAASHSETRHS